A genomic window from Leptospira brenneri includes:
- a CDS encoding methylmalonyl-CoA mutase family protein — protein sequence MNEFLFSDFPEVSSEDWKNQILKDLKGNPWDKVTWETEEGFKIEPFYRKEDISDLPRVYKRTNGWSVTETVTAESELTNLSQKGADAAILISGKETAGNGFKINSSADLEKLAGLTGNLPLIVSLREKTPDFSEALKKLVSSHNIVLGDFDPYGSALKDGELGSEDSTIGKTLTSLSGTKGFAGVGIHSYYLRDAGASIGQELAYSLSWGVDYLNRHIDAGVAIEDAASNLWFWTGIGSDYFTEIAKLRALRILWTEILNAYKPGLGESLPALIVAQTSNFQFTAYDPYVNMLRGTTAAMSAVMGGADFVAVLPFDSEYSAQQELGKRIARNSQLLLRYESFLDKVEDPAAGSYYLEVLTKKLAETAWTKFQTIEKEGGFLQALQKGNLQKEISVRADKKRNALATKKEILLGTNQYPLPSERHPELKTSLEETSNEISTKKNTTYSPLLPVRLSYEFDKWRNLTDLHIAAGKKLPKIFLLTIGDLTMRKARAGFSSNFLGCLGYEIIDNLGFSSVKEGVTKAKEQASEIVVLCSSDEEYATYLPEFASEMKSQLPNSWKLLAGYPKDLIAEAESLGIDDFIHMKRNIVEFMEKAQTKWIGK from the coding sequence TTGAACGAATTTTTATTTTCAGACTTCCCTGAAGTTTCGTCAGAGGATTGGAAAAACCAAATCCTCAAAGATTTAAAAGGTAACCCTTGGGACAAGGTCACTTGGGAAACCGAAGAGGGTTTCAAAATCGAACCCTTCTACCGCAAAGAAGATATCTCAGACCTCCCCAGAGTTTACAAACGAACCAATGGTTGGAGCGTCACAGAAACAGTCACTGCAGAATCTGAACTTACCAACCTCTCCCAAAAAGGGGCCGATGCTGCCATTCTGATTTCTGGAAAAGAAACTGCTGGAAACGGATTTAAAATCAATTCATCGGCAGACCTAGAAAAGTTGGCTGGCCTTACGGGAAACTTACCCTTAATTGTTTCTTTAAGAGAAAAAACCCCTGACTTTTCTGAGGCACTAAAAAAGCTCGTTTCTTCGCATAACATCGTACTCGGTGACTTTGATCCTTATGGATCAGCGTTAAAAGATGGAGAGTTAGGATCAGAAGATTCTACAATCGGCAAAACCTTAACTTCCCTTTCCGGGACCAAAGGATTTGCGGGTGTGGGAATTCACAGTTATTACTTGCGAGATGCGGGTGCCTCCATTGGCCAAGAACTCGCCTATTCCCTATCTTGGGGAGTGGATTATTTGAACCGTCATATTGATGCGGGTGTGGCAATCGAAGACGCAGCCTCCAATCTCTGGTTTTGGACGGGGATTGGTTCTGATTATTTCACTGAAATTGCAAAACTACGAGCTTTACGAATCCTTTGGACAGAAATCTTAAATGCTTACAAACCAGGTCTTGGAGAATCTTTACCTGCCCTCATTGTAGCACAGACTTCCAACTTCCAATTCACAGCTTATGACCCTTATGTCAATATGTTACGCGGAACCACTGCCGCCATGTCTGCAGTTATGGGTGGTGCTGATTTTGTGGCAGTATTACCATTTGATTCTGAATACTCCGCACAACAAGAGTTAGGCAAACGAATTGCTAGAAACTCCCAACTCCTCCTTCGTTATGAATCTTTCCTAGACAAAGTGGAAGACCCAGCCGCTGGATCTTATTACCTAGAAGTTCTCACAAAAAAATTAGCAGAAACCGCTTGGACCAAATTCCAAACGATTGAGAAAGAAGGTGGGTTTCTCCAGGCTTTACAAAAGGGAAACCTTCAAAAAGAAATCAGTGTTAGGGCGGACAAAAAAAGGAATGCTCTCGCTACTAAAAAAGAAATTCTTTTGGGAACCAACCAATACCCTCTTCCCTCCGAAAGGCATCCTGAATTAAAAACTTCTTTGGAAGAAACTTCAAACGAAATCAGTACAAAGAAAAACACAACCTATTCTCCTCTCCTTCCTGTTCGCCTCTCCTATGAATTTGACAAATGGAGAAACCTGACGGATCTTCATATTGCTGCGGGTAAAAAACTTCCAAAGATATTTTTACTCACCATTGGTGACTTAACCATGCGAAAAGCTCGTGCTGGGTTTAGTTCCAATTTCCTCGGTTGCCTTGGTTATGAAATCATCGATAACTTAGGATTTTCTTCTGTAAAGGAAGGGGTAACCAAAGCAAAAGAACAGGCAAGTGAAATCGTAGTTTTATGTTCGTCTGACGAAGAATATGCGACCTACCTACCTGAGTTTGCCTCCGAGATGAAATCCCAATTACCAAATTCCTGGAAACTCCTTGCGGGATACCCAAAGGATTTAATTGCAGAGGCCGAGTCACTCGGAATCGACGACTTCATCCATATGAAACGAAACATCGTGGAATTTATGGAAAAAGCCCAAACCAAATGGATCGGGAAATAA
- a CDS encoding lysoplasmalogenase, with product MAKEIVLFVLYSIVHLFAIATITKQDVFYLPSKIIPILILIVALFRYFPSLEKRGKLVAVGLVFSLFGDSFLALPKEGFFVFGLGSFLVAQLIYSYAFTLDSKIKPILAIPFLLFGSSFFLVLVPKLGSLLIPVGVYISAICLMGWRAAARNSVSKPFYLGLFGALVFIVSDSIIAYSMFLKPEMDRFTASMGIMTTYYIAQVLIYSATKLEELDVRSVKNT from the coding sequence ATGGCTAAAGAAATTGTTTTGTTTGTTCTCTATTCTATTGTGCATCTTTTTGCGATCGCTACGATCACAAAACAGGATGTTTTTTATCTCCCTTCCAAAATCATCCCGATCCTAATCCTGATAGTAGCACTCTTTCGTTACTTTCCCAGTTTGGAGAAACGTGGAAAATTAGTGGCTGTGGGTCTTGTGTTTTCTCTTTTTGGAGATAGTTTTCTTGCTCTCCCCAAAGAAGGATTTTTTGTTTTTGGGTTGGGATCCTTTCTTGTTGCCCAATTGATTTATTCCTACGCTTTCACATTGGATTCTAAAATTAAACCCATCTTAGCGATTCCTTTTTTGCTTTTTGGTAGTTCTTTCTTCTTAGTGTTAGTTCCAAAACTTGGAAGTCTTCTCATCCCTGTGGGAGTTTATATCTCTGCTATTTGTCTCATGGGTTGGCGGGCCGCTGCTAGAAATTCGGTGTCCAAACCATTTTATCTTGGTTTATTCGGAGCACTGGTATTTATCGTTTCTGATTCGATCATAGCATATTCGATGTTTCTAAAACCAGAAATGGACCGATTCACAGCTTCTATGGGAATTATGACAACCTATTATATTGCACAAGTGCTCATTTACTCTGCCACAAAGTTGGAAGAGTTGGATGTTCGTTCTGTGAAAAATACTTGA
- a CDS encoding ferritin-like domain-containing protein: protein MKSLKKTSFIEAVAAAIEHEVQCFNFYLKLSESLPEGQIRELFSQLALDGDEHIKFIKEIYKGAEGKELPNLKQLSEIEKFHSSTIQKVMDRLDRNKNEEVKADERKALELAIREGEDARNFYATIRNKFQDPKINLLFQKLANFNESNNSLLEAQALAMEQSTPADQVFYWEDEELMEQVNSSPRSSGKAKVSKPAPKPKASSAKPSAKKTAKPANKSLAKKTVKKAIKKPVKKAAPKPKAKTKPAKKKGKKK from the coding sequence ATGAAATCACTAAAAAAAACATCCTTTATCGAAGCAGTTGCGGCTGCCATTGAACATGAGGTTCAATGTTTTAACTTTTATCTTAAACTCTCAGAAAGTCTACCTGAAGGCCAAATCAGAGAATTGTTCAGCCAACTTGCGTTAGATGGTGATGAGCATATTAAATTCATCAAAGAAATATACAAAGGTGCGGAAGGAAAAGAACTCCCCAACCTAAAACAACTTTCCGAAATTGAAAAGTTTCATTCCTCAACCATCCAAAAGGTTATGGATAGGCTCGATCGAAACAAAAACGAAGAAGTGAAAGCAGACGAAAGGAAAGCCTTGGAACTTGCGATCAGAGAAGGGGAAGATGCTCGTAATTTTTATGCGACCATCCGTAACAAGTTCCAAGATCCAAAAATCAATTTATTATTCCAAAAGTTAGCCAACTTCAACGAATCTAATAATTCCCTTTTAGAAGCACAAGCCTTAGCAATGGAACAGTCTACTCCTGCGGACCAAGTTTTTTATTGGGAAGATGAAGAGCTCATGGAACAAGTGAACTCTTCTCCAAGGTCTTCTGGAAAGGCAAAAGTTTCCAAACCGGCTCCAAAACCAAAAGCATCCTCGGCGAAACCTTCTGCTAAAAAAACAGCCAAACCAGCAAACAAAAGTTTAGCGAAGAAAACAGTTAAGAAGGCGATCAAAAAACCCGTAAAAAAAGCGGCACCAAAACCAAAGGCTAAAACAAAACCTGCTAAGAAAAAAGGTAAGAAAAAATAG
- a CDS encoding DUF2505 family protein, giving the protein MKYQVTHTFPVPLDKLLHAREERYKHLDQFPDLKNVTLLEETKEGNTIRQKRKVSLEGSMPAVLSAALTDLSLLEESTFDITTNTHEFKISPPGKDNVFVIKGKSKYEANGSESKRSYDVDVVSSLLFVSPIVEKAIEEIHKHSLEKDRKSIAKFLGVES; this is encoded by the coding sequence GTGAAATACCAAGTAACCCATACATTTCCCGTTCCTCTCGATAAACTCCTCCATGCAAGGGAAGAAAGATACAAACATTTGGATCAGTTCCCTGATTTAAAAAATGTAACTCTTTTGGAAGAAACGAAGGAAGGGAATACCATTCGTCAAAAAAGAAAGGTAAGTTTGGAAGGTTCTATGCCTGCCGTTTTGTCGGCAGCGCTCACTGATCTTTCTCTTTTGGAAGAATCTACTTTTGACATCACCACCAACACTCACGAATTCAAAATTTCTCCTCCAGGAAAAGACAATGTATTTGTGATCAAGGGCAAAAGTAAATACGAAGCGAATGGTTCTGAATCCAAACGTTCTTACGACGTGGATGTGGTTTCGAGCCTTCTTTTTGTTTCTCCCATCGTGGAAAAAGCAATCGAAGAAATTCACAAACATAGTTTGGAAAAAGACAGAAAATCCATCGCCAAATTTTTGGGGGTTGAATCCTAA